A stretch of Bos taurus isolate L1 Dominette 01449 registration number 42190680 breed Hereford chromosome 5, ARS-UCD2.0, whole genome shotgun sequence DNA encodes these proteins:
- the OR6C4 gene encoding olfactory receptor family 6 subfamily C member 4 has product MKNRTFTEFILLGLTNQPEVQALIFIFLFLTYMLSVLGNLTIIILTLVDSHLQTPMYFFLRNFSFLEVSFTSIFIPRFLTSMTTGNKAISFVGCLIQYFFAIFLGATEFYLLASMSYDRYVAICKPLHYLTVMNSRVCIQLVFCSWLGGFLAIFPPIILMSQVDFCASNVLNHYYCDYGPLLELACSDTSLLELMVISLAVLTLVVTLVLVTLSYTYIIRTILRIPSAQQRAKAFSTCSSHMIVISLSYGSCMFMYINPSAKEEGAFNKGIAVLITSITPLLNPFIYTLRNQQVKQAFKDTIKKIVKL; this is encoded by the coding sequence ATGAAAAACCGAACATTTACTGAGTTTATTTTGTTGGGCCTCACAAATCAACCTGAGGTCCAGGCACTGATAttcatctttctgtttctcaCCTACATGCTAAGTGTCCTAGGAAATCTGACTATCATCATTCTCACTCTAGTAGATTCTCACCTCCAAAcccccatgtatttcttccttcGGAATTTCTCCTTCTTAGAAGTTTCCTTCACATCCATTTTTATTCCCAGATTTCTGACCAGCATGACAACAGGAAATAAAGCCATCAGCTTTGTTGGATGcttgattcaatatttttttgcTATATTTCTTGGGGCAACAGAGTTTTACCTCCTGGCTTCTATgtcctatgaccgctatgtggccatctgcaaacccCTGCACTACCTGACCGTCATGAACAGCAGAGTCTGCATACAACTTGTGTTCTGCTCCTGGCTAGGGGGATTCCTGGCTATCTTTCCCCCAATCATCTTAATGAGCCAGGTGGATTTCTGTGCCTCCAATGTTCTGAATCACTATTACTGTGACTATGGGCCCCTCCTGGAGCTCGCCTGCTCAGACACAAGCCTCTTAGAACTGATGGTCATCTCCTTGGCAGTTCTGACTTTGGTGGTTACTCTGGTGCTGGTGACACTTTCTTATACATATATTATCAGGACCATTCTGAGGATTCCTTCTGCTCAGCAAAGGGCAAAGGCTTTTTCCACTTGTTCCTCCCACATGATTGTCATCTCGCTCTCTTATGGCAGCTGCATGTTTATGTACATTAATCCTTCTGCAAAAGAAGAAGGTGCTTTCAACAAAGGAATAGCCGTGCTCATTACTTCAATTACTCCCTTGTTAAATCCCTTCATTTACACTCTAAGAAATCAGCAAGTGAAACAAGCCTTCAAGGACACCATCAAAAAGATTGTAAAGctttaa
- the OR6C267 gene encoding olfactory receptor family 6 subfamily C member 267, which produces MRNHSAITAFIILGLTNDTQLEILIFVFLLVTYMLSVIGNLTIISLIFVDPHLKTAMYFFLQNFSFLEISFTTACVPTYLYIISSGDKMITINACFSQIFFIVLFGATEFFLLTVLSYDRYLAICKPLHYMSIMNSRVCRSLILSCWVSGFLIILPPFGLSVHLEFCDSFIDHFFCDASPILKNACSDTWFIEQLVIFCAVLTFIATLVCIVLSYIYIIRTVLRLPSAQERKKAFSTCSSHMIVVSITYGSCIFMYVKPSAKDEVAHNKGVSLLTTSIAPMLNPFVYTLRNKQVKQSFHGILKRLIFYSKK; this is translated from the coding sequence ATGAGAAACCATTCAGCAATAACAGCATTTATCATACTGGGTTTGACAAATGACACACAACTAGagattttgatttttgtctttttgttggtcACATATATGTTAAGTGTAATTGGGAATCTGACCATAATTTCTCTCATCTTTGTGGATCCTCATTTAAAAACagctatgtatttttttcttcaaaatttctctttcttagaaATCTCATTCACAACGGCCTGTGTGCCCACATACCTCTACATCATATCAAGTGGGGACAAAATGATCACCATCAATGCCTGTTTCAGCCAAATCTTTTTTATTGTCCTTTTTGGAGCTACAGAATTTTTCCTCTTGACTGTGCTGTCTTATGACCGCTACTTGGCCATCTGCAAACCCCTTCACTACATGAGCATCATGAACAGCAGAGTCTGCAGGAGCCTCATTCTCTCTTGTTGGGTATCTGGCTTCTTGATTATCCTTCCACCCTTTGGCCTGAGTGTTCACCTGGAATTCTgtgactcttttattgaccatttTTTCTGTGATGCTTCTCCAATACTGAAGAATGCATGTTCAGATACATGGTTCATAGAGCAGCTGGTTATATTCTGTGCTGTTTTGACCTTTATAGCAACTCTTGTGTGCATAGTTCTGTCCTACATATACATTATTAGGACAGTTCTAAGATTACCCTCTgctcaggaaaggaaaaaagcctTTTCCACGTGTTCTTCCCACATGATTGTGGTTTCCATCACCTATGGCAGCTGCATTTTTATGTATGTGAAACCTTCAGCTAAGGATGAAGTGGCCCATAATAAGGGAGTTTCTCTGCTGACTACATCTATTGCCCCTATGTTGAACCCTTTCGTTTATACCCTGAGGAATAAACAAGTAAAGCAGTCTTTCCATGGCATTCTTAAAAggttaatattttattcaaaaaagTAG